The candidate division TA06 bacterium genome includes a window with the following:
- the rsmG gene encoding 16S rRNA (guanine(527)-N(7))-methyltransferase RsmG, whose translation MPNQSLQTNIIKQAEQARNIKLEPMQAQQLEQYARLVLEWNQKINLISRRNAERTVAGHITDSLAALSLLDEAARYCPSPLNVMDLGPGGGFPGFPLKICRPGIYLTCVEATRKKAKFLELAARELGLQNVKVVPQHSQELVKDTAHLHKYDIVLCRAVAALKELVPAAAFFLKAGGKLLAHKSQKAEQEIKEAGKAMDKNHLRMIFFKEYTIDGKARQIIELEKQKP comes from the coding sequence ATGCCAAACCAAAGCCTCCAAACAAATATTATAAAACAAGCCGAGCAAGCCCGCAATATAAAACTTGAACCGATGCAGGCTCAACAACTTGAACAATACGCCCGGTTGGTTTTGGAGTGGAATCAAAAAATAAATCTGATCTCCCGCCGGAACGCGGAAAGAACCGTGGCCGGCCACATCACAGATTCGCTGGCCGCCCTATCCCTGCTGGACGAAGCCGCGAGATACTGCCCGTCCCCACTCAATGTCATGGACTTGGGCCCGGGCGGCGGATTCCCAGGGTTCCCCCTAAAGATCTGCCGGCCCGGAATTTATTTGACCTGTGTAGAAGCCACCCGGAAAAAAGCCAAGTTTTTGGAACTGGCGGCCAGGGAGTTGGGTTTGCAAAACGTGAAGGTGGTTCCGCAGCACTCGCAGGAGCTTGTAAAGGATACGGCACATCTCCATAAATACGATATCGTACTGTGCCGGGCGGTGGCGGCCTTGAAAGAGCTGGTTCCCGCAGCGGCTTTCTTTTTAAAGGCCGGCGGAAAGCTTTTGGCCCATAAATCCCAAAAGGCAGAGCAGGAAATAAAGGAAGCTGGAAAAGCGATGGATAAGAACCACCTGCGAATGATATTTTTCAAAGAATATACTATTGACGGAAAAGCCCGGCAAATAATTGAGCTGGAAAAACAAAAACCGTGA